In Rosa chinensis cultivar Old Blush chromosome 1, RchiOBHm-V2, whole genome shotgun sequence, a genomic segment contains:
- the LOC112182986 gene encoding uncharacterized protein LOC112182986 has protein sequence MICSLRNQFPLSFRNLYNGAEGLHTKVTKFVRDKDCVVCGPGVLIELDNSVTLQKGILEQQGDKTCGFWIMHYMKDIVEDKNQEWSAKWDRKGSNMYTQNDIDKVRAEWAPNGAQFQES, from the exons ATGATATGCTCCCTAAGGAATCAATTCCCACTAAGTTTTCGTAATCT GTATAATGGTGCAGAAGGCCTCCACACGAAAGTGACCAAGTTTGTCAGGGACAAAGACTGTGTTGTATGTGGCCCAGGTGTGCTTATTGAGCTGGACAACTCAGTTACTTTGCAAAAG GGCATTCTGGAGCAGCAAGGTGATAAAACCTGTGGGTTTTGGATTATGCATTACATGAAGGACATAGTGGAGGACAAGAACCAAGAGTGGAGTGCTaag TGGGACAGAAAGGGAAGCAACATGTACACAcaaaatgatattgataagGTTCGGGCCGAGTGGGCACCAAATGGTGCCCAATTTCAAGAAAGCTAG
- the LOC121051552 gene encoding uncharacterized protein LOC121051552, whose translation MNRFYWTLQFIFILDKDIVVILCKLELNFPPSFFNIMTHLPIHLAYEAILAGPVQYRWMFPFERKMHNLKDYCRNKAHPEGLIAEGYCDSECLTFCSMYFRDIKTKFNQGDRNHDVNERRMTRISVFNQNVRFLKGAVDDVLSLTDFATIRWYVLNNCDEVLPNIREHKAELERQNITNIGKEQQQRFQKWFLGCVQQMQVEGSLCQKVNQTTDHICRLRRCCPLCNQTTEKLCRLIALR comes from the exons ATGAATCGTTTTTACTGGACACTCCAATTTATCTTCATACTAGATAAAGATATTGTCGTAATTCTGTGCAAGCTAGAGTTGAACTTCCCACCTTCATTTTTTAACATTATGACTCACTTGCCAATTCACCTAGCATACGAGGCAATACTTGCTGGACCAGTACAATATCGTTGGATGTTCCCATTCGAGAG AAAAATGCATAATTTAAAGGATTATTGTAGAAACAAAGCCCATCCCGAAGGATTAATTGCTGAAGGTTATTGCGACAGTGAATGCCTCACATTTTGTTCTATGTACTTTCGCGACATTAAGACAAAATTTAACCAAGGAGACAGGAATCATGATGTGAATGAGAGAAGAATGACACGAATATCTGTTTTCAACCAGAATGTTAGGTTTTTAAAAGGAGCAGTTGATGATGTTCTTAGCCTAACTGATTTTGCAACAATTCGATGGTATGTGTTGAACAATTGTGATGAGGTACTCCCAAATATAAG GGAGCATAAAGCAGAACTTGAGAGGCAGAATATTACAAACATAGGAAAGGAACAACAACAAAGATTTCAAAAGTGGTTTTTGGGATGT GTTCAACAGATGCAAGTTGAGggttcactatgccaaaaagttaatcagacgacagatcatatctgtcgtctgaggcGCTGCTGTCCGTTatgcaatcagacgacagagaaactctgtcgtctgattgcactTAGATGA